TACCGACCGGCGGAGGTGGACGTCCTGCAGGGGAATCCGGAGAAGGCGAACCGCGTTCTGGGATGGAAGTCGGAAACGAGCTTCGAGGAGCTGGCCCGGATCATGGTGGACGCCGACATGAAGTTGCTCGAGGACGAGATGGCCGGTCGGCTCGTGCGACAAGATCGCGACCGGTACCGCTGAGCGACTCCGGTCCGGTGATAGAACAGGAGCAGTAGGAACCGCGCCTATTCCCCGAGGCGTCGAGGCATAAGGAGGTTCGGTGGAGATCGAGATCGGCATCGGCAAATCGGGGCGGAGAGCCTACGGCTTCGACGACATCGCGATCGTGCCGTCCCGGCGCACCCGCGACCCCGACGACGTCGATATCACCTGGGAGATCGACGCCTTCCGTTTCGACCTCCCCCTCATGGCCTCGGCCATGGACGGCGTGGTCTCACCCCGCTCCGCGATCGAGATCGGACGCCTCGGCGGGCTCGCGGTTCTCAACCTCGAGGGTCTCCAGACGCGGTACGAGGACCCCGACAGCATCCTGGCCGAGATCGCCGAGCTGCCGGACGACAAGGCGACGCTCAGGATGCAGGAGCTCTACCAGCAAGATGTGAAAGAGGAGCTCATCTTCAAGCGCATCCGGGAGATCAAGGACGCGGGGGTCACAGCCTCCGCCTCGCTGACGCCGCAGAAGGTCGAGCGTTTCCACAAGATCGCACTCGAGGCGGAGCTCGACGTCCTCGTCATTCAGGGGACCGTGGTCTCCGCCGAGCACGTCTCCACGCGGACGGAGCCGCTCAACCTGAAGCGCTTCATCTCGACCTACGACATCCCGGTGATCGTGGGTGGCTGCGCCTCCTACTCGACCGCTCTGCACCTCATGCGCACGGGCGCCATGGGTGTGCTCGTCGGGGTGGGGCCGGGCGCAGCGTGCACGACCCGCGGGGTCCTGGGGCTCGGCGTGCCGCAGGCGACTGCGATCGCCGATGCTGCGGGCGCTCGGATCAGGCACTTGGACGAGACCGGTCGCTACTGCCACGTGATCGCCGACGGAGGCATGACAACGGGCGGTGACATCGCGAAGGCGATCGCATGCGGAGCCGACGCGGTGATGATCGGCTCGCCGTTGGCCGCCGCCAAGGAGGCCCCGGGCAGTGGCTACCACTGGGGGATGGCGACCTTCCATCCGACGCTCCCACGTGGGGCGAGGGTGAAGACCTCCACGCTCGGCACCCTCGAAGAGATCCTGGTCGGCCCCGCCCACGAGAACGACGGCCGGATGAACCTGTTCGGGGCACTGAGAACGAGCCTCGCGACATGTGGCTACGCGAACATCAAGGAGTTCCAGAAGGCCGAGGTGATGGTGGCGCCGGCGTTGAAGACCGAGGGCAAGGCGCTACAGACGGCCCAGCGCCTGGGCATGGGGGCTTGACCGCCCGCACACACGGCAACAGACGAGTCGATCAGCGAAAAGAAGGCCCGGGGAGCTCCGGGCCTTCCTCTTTTTCGAAAACCGGGCTACGCCCAGACCCGCGTGGAGCCTCGGACAAACCGACAGCAAGTGCCCGATATGACTGAGGATTCTTAGGCCGTCGGGCTCTGTCCGGGAATAATCCCACGCTGTGCGGCCTTGTAGCCTAAGACGATGTTTGACAGAGCTGCTCCTAGCGCCTAGACTTCGCTGGCAAGCAGCAAGAAGTGCCTACAGATTGGAGGCTGCCATGCAGCTTAGCCTTATTATCCTCGTCGCGGCGATCGTCGCGCTGAACGTCTTCGCCCTCTGGTTCGGCTCGGACAGCAGGGACGGCGACGACTGGACCAACCACCGGCCCGCGTAGGAACGGAGATCCGAATGAGCCCCTGGGTTCTGTACCAGCTAGACAACTCACTGTCTTCGATCCGCCAGCTGACCAGAGCAGTCCCCCCCTCTCTGGCAGAGCGGGACGACTCCCCCCGTCCCGTCGGCAGCGAGCGACAGGGTCGGGAGTCCTAGTGGCTCCCGGCCCCGCCCGTTCGTCGTTGGACGAGATCGACCTGCAGATCCTGCGCCTCCTCCGCCAGGACGGACGGATGTCTCACGCCGCGATCGCGAAGACGGTCGGCCTCTCCGGTCCCGCGGTTCACGAGAGGGTCAGGAAGCTGGAGCAGAGCGGCGTCATCGCCGGCTACTGCGCGGTGCTGGATCCTGAGTTGCTGGAGCGGCCGCACGTCGCGTTCGTTCTGGTCACCCTGTCGGAGGGCAACGAGTTCGCGTCGGACGACCCGATCGTGGCGCGCATCTGCGACGAGCCCGACGTGTTGGAGTTCCACCGCATCGCGGGTGAAGACTGCTACCTGATCAAGATCAGAACCTCGACCAACCGCGCCATGGAAAAGCTTCTGCGGCGCATCCGCTCGATCCGCGGCGTCGCACGCACTCGCACGACGATCGTGCTGTCGACGGAGCTCGAGCGACCGACGATCATGGTTCCCACCGATGAGGAGCCGGAGTCGGAGCCGCAGCAACCTGCTCGCACCGCCTGATCGAGCGATCGCGTTCACCTCTGTAGCATCGGCGGTCCATGGCCGAGCCGCGCACGATCTCTGAGCTGCTGACGGTCGGCGAGAGGGTGCTGCGGGATTCCACCCATCTCTTCGAAGATCACGTCCACATCGATCTCGCGCGCGACCTGCTGGCGAGCGCGCTTCACCTGACCCAGGACGAGCTCGATGACGGGTTCGTCCCGTCGAAGCCCGCCCGCGACCGCTACCTGGCCCTGATCGCCCGACGTGCGGCGGGGGAGCCGCAACCGTTCCTGACGGGACGCATCGAGTTCTATGGCCTCGACCTGAAGGTGTGGCCCGGGGTCTTCGTCCCGCGGCCCTCGTCCGAGCTGACGGTTGAACGCGCGTTGCGCCGGCTGCGCCGCCGGACGCGGCCGGTCGTGGTGGACGTTGCAGCCGGCGCCGGACCCATCGCCCTCGCCATAGCCAGCGAGCTGCCGTCGGCGGAGGTGTGGGCGTTGGATATCGACAGCGAAGCACTCTCCCATGGGCGGAAGAACGCCCGCCGACTCGAGATACGCAACGTGAACTTCCGATCCGGTGACATGTACGCGCCTCTGCCCGAACGGGTGTCCGGTGCCGTCGACCTGATCACCGGGCACGTCCCCTATGTCCCGGAGGCGGAGCTGGACGACCTTCCGACCGAGGTGCGAGAGCACGAGCCCGTTCACACGCTGACCGACGAGGGCGACGGGTTCTATCTGCTTCGCCGCGCGATCGACGAAGGCGTTCAGTGGCTGAAGCCGGGGGGGTGGCTGCTCCTCGAGCTCTCGGAGGACTTCGCGCCGAAGGCGCGCAAGCTCATCCGCAAGGCGGGGCTCCGCGACGAGGGCGTTGCGTCGGACGCGGACGAGCTGAGCGTCGTGGTGGAGGCCCGCAAAAGCGCCTGAGGAGCTAGGGGGCGCGGTAGGCTGGCTTATGCCCGGCGCCTCCGACGAAAAGACGTTCCCCGCAGGAGCCACGGGATCCACTTTCAGCACCACCTCGGCGGCGCCTGTGGTCGTGCTGGATTACGGAGCGCAGTACGCGCAGCTGATCGCTAGGCGCATCCGCGAGTGCCACGTCTACTCGGAGATCGTTCCTCACGACATCCCGCTCGACGAGCTGAAGGCGAAGCGCCCCGCCGGCATCGTGTTGTCGGGGGGGCCGAAGTCGGTGCATTCATCCGGCGCCCCGTCCGCGCAGCCCGAGCTGTTCGATCTCGGTGTCCCCGTCCTAGGGATCTGTTACGGCCAGCAGCTGATGGCGCAGTCACTGGGCGGAGAGGTCGCGGCAACCGGGGTAGCCGAGTTCGGCAAGACCGATCTCGACGTAGAGGCCCCGTCTTCTACGTTGTTCGCGGAGCTGCCCCAGCAACAGACGGTGTGGATGAGCCACAACGACGCGGTCGTGCGGCCGCCGGAAGGCTTCCGCGTGACGGCGTCGACCTCGGCCAGCCCGGTCGCGGCATTCGAAGACCCCGAGCGTCGGCTCTTCGGCGTCCAGTTCCATCCCGAGGTGGCGCATACGCCCAAGGGCACGGACTTGTTGAAGAACTTCCTGTACGACGGGTGCGACCTGCTGCCCACGTGGACCATGACCTCGATCATCGAGAGCGCCCTAGAGTCGATACGAGCGTTCGTGGGTGGCGAAAGGATCGTGTGCGGTCTCTCGGGCGGTGTCGACTCTTCCGTGGCCGCGGCACTTGTTCACCGCGCCGTGGGCGACCAGCTCACCTGCGTATTCGTCGACCACGGTTTGTTGAGACAGGGTGAGGCCCAGCAGGTCGAAGAGACCTTCCGCCGTCACCTCAAGATGGATCTCATCCACGTCAAGGCCGCAGACCGGTTCTTGGAGAGACTTGCGGGGGTCACCGACCCGGAGCGAAAGCGGAAGATCATCGGAGAGACCTTCATCAGGGTCTTCGAGGAGGTCGCTAGAGACGACCTGAACGATGCCAGGTTCCTGGTGCAGGGGACGCTGTACCCGGACGTCATCGAGTCGGGTACTAAGGACGCCGCCAAGATCAAGAGTCACCACAACGTCGGCGGTCTTCCCGAGGACATCGCCTTCACGCTGGTCGAGCCTCTCCGCAACCTCTTCAAGGACGAGGTCCGGCGGGTGGGCGAGGAGCTCGGTCTTCCCGAAGAGATCGTGTGGCGCCAACCGTTCCCGGGCCCCGGGCTGGCCGTGCGGATCATCGGCGACGTCACCGCGGAGCGCCTCGAGATGCTGCGCGCCGCCGACGCGATCGTGCTGGAGGAGATGAAGCGGGCGGATCTCCTGCGGGAGATCTGGCAGTCGTTCGCGGTCCTTCCGGCGGTGCGGTCGGTCGGGGTGATGGGCGACGAGCGCACCTACGGGCACCCGATCGTCCTGCGGGCGGTGACGAGTGACGACGCGATGACCGCGGACTGGGCGCGACTGCCCTACGAGCTCCTGGAGAAGATCTCGAGTCGCGTCGTGAACGAGGTGCCGGGCGTGAATCGTGTCGTCTACGACATCACTGCCAAGCCTCCCGGCACCATCGAGTGGGAGTAGCGGCCGCCGAACCCGCTCGGGGCAAGAACGACTACCTGAACATCCTGTCCGGGACGACGCAGAACGTCGTCGGGATCGTCATAGCCGCGCTCGCCACCTTCGCGGTGAACGTCTTGATGTCGAACACGCTGGGCGCGGCTGCGTTCGGCGTCGTGACGGTCGCGACGCAGGCCGCTTTCGTCGCGTCCTACGCGACCCGCGCCGGTATGGATATGGCGGTTCTGCGCGACGTCGCGGTCGAGGTGGGGCAGCGACGGTTCGGTCACATCCGTGTGCCCGTAGCACGAGCGACGTGGATCGGCGCGGTCGTGAGCGCGGTCGTCGGAGGTCTCGTCCTGGCGGCGCCGGCACCGGTTCAAACGCTGCTGTCGCTGGAGGGACGTGACGGCCGTCTGGCCGTCCAGATGGCGGCGATCGGCTTGCCGTTCCTCGCCTTGGCGAACGTGTGGCTGTCCGCCACGCGTGGCTTGAAGATCATGCGCTACACGCTGTATGTCTTCTGGAGCGGCCAACCGATCGTATGGATCGCTCTGATGCTCGCGGGGTGGTTCGTCGCGCGCACCAGCTGGATGAGCACGCTCGCGTACTCGCTGTCGTGGGTGGTCGCGGCAGCGGCAGCCGGGTACTTCTGGCGGCGCGAGAGCGCTCGCTGGGATGCGGATCCGATGGAGCCCGGCGAGATGACGAAGCTGTTCCGCTACGCGGGACCGCGCGCTCCTGCCGCTCTTTTCTCACAGTTGCTGTTCTGGACCGATCTCTTCGTCTTGACGCGCTATGCGTCCGAGGTCGAGATCGGCGTCTACTCCGCCGCGCTGCGGGCGGGCCAGGTGATCGTTCTGTTCCTCACGTCCGTCAGCTTGATGTTCAGCCCGTTCGTCGCCGACCTCCACAACCGCGGCGAGACCGAGCGTCTGGACCGGCTCTTCAAGACGCTGACGAGGTGGACGATCGCGGCCACGATGCCGATCTTCCTCCTGCTGCTGGTTGCACCGGAGGAGGCGTTGCGGATCTTCGGCGGCAGGTTCACCGAGGGCCAGGCGGCGCTCCTCATCCTGATCGCCGGTCAGTTCGTCAACATCGCTACGGGAAGTGTCGGCTTCGTTCTGATCATGGTCGGGCGTACCGGATGGGACCTCGCCGTCTACGCGGGTTCGCTCGCGCTGAACCTCGCTCTCGCCTTCTGGTTGTGCCCCCGCTATGGGATGGAAGGCGCCGCTGTCGCGAACGCCGTGACGTTCGCGCTGTCGAAATGGGCCCGGTTGTATCTCGTGAAGCGGTTCGTCGGGATCCAGCCATATGACCGTGATTACGCGCGGTTGATCCTGCCCGTCGTCGTCTCCCTCGGCGTGATGTACCTCGTCCATGCCGCAGTCGACGGGTGGTGGTTGGTAGACCTAGTAGCCACGGCAGCTGCCGGGTCGGTCGCGTACGCCGGTGCCTACGTCGTTGCAGGTCTCACACCGCGCGAGCGGACCGCCGCTGCATCGCTGCTCGAATCGTTTCGCTCTCGCGCCGCGGCTCCGAAACCGTGACCTCCCACTCACCACACAGGGACCGTTCGGTCGCGGTCGCGGCCCTGGGCGCGATGTTCATCGCTTCTTCGGGGGTCCTGGTCCGGTTGTCGGCGTCCACTCCGGTCACCGTCGCCTTCTATCGCTGCCTCTACGCGCTTCCGGTGTTGGGAGCGCTGACGCTTCTGGAGGAACGCAGTCTCGGGCGGCTGCCCGTACGCGCGCGCCAGCTCTCGTGGGCGGCGGGTGTCTTCTTCGCGATCGACCTCATCTTCTGGCACCACGCGATCGCCGCGGTCGGAGCGGGTCTCGCCACCGTCCTCGGCAACCTCCAGGTGGTGATCGTGGGATTCGTGGCCTGGCTCCTGTTGAAGGAGCGCCCGCAGACGTCGCTCTTCATCGCGGTCCCGGTGGTTCTGGCGGGGGTCGTTCTGATATCGGGAGTAACCGGTGGCGAGGCGTACGGGGAGGATCCCACGGCCGGTGTCATCTTCGGTATCGCGACCTCGCTGGCATACGCCGCCTTCCTGCTGATCCTTCGCCAGGGTTCCCGCGACCTCACCCGCGTCGCGGGACCGCTGTTCCACGCCACGCTGTCATCCACCGTCACCGCCGCCGTGTACGGCCTCGTCGCGGGCGGGGCGGAGTGGGCTCCGGCCTGGCCGGAACACGGTTGGCTGGTGACGCTGGCGCTCTCGGCGCAGGTCGGCGGGTGGCTCCTGATCTCCCGGTCGCTTCCTCGCCTTCCGGCCGCAGTCACCTCCGTCGTGCTGCTGCTTCAACCGGTGGGGGCGATGCTGCTCGCGGCGGTCACCTTGGGGGAGGAGCCGGGTCCGGCGCAGCTCGCGGGCGCGGCGATGGTGTTGGCCGGCGTCCTGATCGCGACCCGCGGTCGCTCCCGCCCAGCCGAGGTGGCTCCGCAGCCGGCGTAGCCAACGCGGTGAGATCTGCCGATACCGGCAACCTTGCACGCCGTATGGTCGTCTTAGTCGCCATGAAGGTCCTCCTGTCGGCCGCCCTCTCGCTCACGTTGGTTGCCGGATGCCAACCTGACGCTCCACCGGCCCCCGAGGCCGTCGCGTCACCGCCGGCCTCCGGAGCGGCCGGTTCTCCCTCGCTGCCCCAGGCGCCCCAAGCTGTTGTGGCGTCACTTCCAGCAAGCTGCGAACCCTGGCGCGGCGGCCCCCAGGGGCCCCAGATCACTTTTGTGAAGGAGGGGCGGCTGTTCGCGCTCGATCCCAGCGGCGGGAGAGCGACATGCCTCGGTGGCGCGAACTCTTACCGGCTGGAGTGGGGGCCGCGCGGCGACCGCGTTCTCTTGACGGCCGGGTCGGCCCTCGCTCAGGGCGTCGGCTTCCGACAGGAGCTCCCGGGTGACCAAAGGGAGACGACGTGGTCCAGGCCCACAGGCACCTCCGTGGTGTACGTCTCACACGACTATGGCTCGCTGCTCAAAGAAGATGTCACCACGGGCGCAATCGCGGAGATCAGCTTCCTCGAGGCTCATCACGACGTCGCGTACCACCCGGCCGGGACCCACATCGCGGTCGCAGGACAGGCCCACGGAGGTGCGGCAGGTCTTTACCTAGCTACCAACGAGGGCACCCAGGTTCAACAGATCGTGCGCGGAGAGGATGCGGAGTACATCGACGGCCTGGCGTTTTCGCACGACGGCAGGTACCTGTACTTCCGAGCCAAGCACGAAAACAGCCTCGACCTCCATTCGGTTCGGATCTTCACCGGCGAGGAGAGTGCGGACACACAACGGGACCTTTCAGCTGCTGGTGTCGAGACGATCTATTCCGGCGAGCAGGCTCCTCACTTCGCGGTCTCGCCTTTCTCTCGACGGCCGCGGATCTTGCTGTCCGCCTGTTTCGCCGACCGCGGCGACGCGCTAGTTCGTGTCGGGGAGGACGAAACCGTGCTGGAACCAGAGCTTGGCGCGGTCGACCCTGTGGGCTGGCTTCCGGATCATTCGGTCGTCTTCATCGCATACGAGCGCCGCTGCGACGACGTCGGAGCTGGAGATCTCTACTCCTGGAGCCGGGGGGAGTCGACGCTGCTGGTGGAAGACGTCGATGCCGCCGCTATCCGGGCTCGTCTTCCTGCTGCCCCAGATCCACCCGCCAAGGCTCAAGGCGTCGTGGCTTGATAGCCACCCTCGGCGGCCGGTCGGTCGCTTTCGAGAAGCAAAGGATGATCCGAGGTACCCAGGCTCGATAATCGAGTCGTGGAACACGACTACCTATCGGATCTGAATCCGGTTCAGCGCGAGGCGGTCGAGCATCCGGGGGGGCCCGCACTGGTTGTGGCCGGTGCCGGCTCCGGGAAGACACGGGTCCTGACCTACCGGATCGCGCATCTGATCCGCAACGGGACCTCCCCGTTCGCGATCATCGCGATCACCTTCACCAACAAGGCGGCGGACGAGATGAAGCGCCGGGTGGAGGAACTGGTTGGCTCCGTCGCCAACAAGATGTGGGTCTCGACCTTCCACTCCGCCTGCGTCCGGATCCTGCGGCGCGAGGCAGAGCATCTCGGAATCCGCTCGTCTTTCTCCATCTACGACTCCGCCGACTCGGAGCGCCTCATCAAGCTGTGTCTCAAGGAGCTGGATCACGACCCCAAGAAGGTCCCGCCGCGAGCGGTGGCCGCGGCCATCTCCGACGCGAAGAACAAGTTGATGTCGCCGGGCCTTTACAGCGACTTCGCCGCGAACCCATGGGAGAGGACCGTCGCCGAGATCTACGTCGAGTACCAACGCCGCTTGCGCCAGGCGAGTGCGATGGACTTCGACGACCTGCTGTCGGGAGTGGTCGAGATCTTCGATCGCGAGCCCGAGGTGCTGGCGCGCTACCAGACACGCTTCGAGCACGTGCTGGTCGACGAGTTCCAAGACACCAACCATGTCCAGGCGCGCCTTTCGACGCTGCTCGCGGGGAAGCACCGAAACATCTTCGTGGTCGGCGACGCCGACCAAGGCATCTACGCGTTCCGCGGAGCCACGATCAAGAACCTGCTCGACTTCGAGCGCGATTGGCCGGACGCGCGCGTCATCACCCTCGAACAGAACTACCGCTCGACGCAGACGATCCTGAGCGCGGCCAACGCGGTGATCGAGAACAACATCATGCGCAAGCCGAAGTCGCTGTGGACCGAGTCTCTATCTGGTGACCTGATCACCCGCTATCACGCGCAGAACGAGCACGACGAGGCCGCCTGGGTTGCCGCGGAGGTGCAGCGTCTCGTGGAGCTGGGCCACCCGTTGCACGATGTCGCCGTCTTCTATCGCACGAACGCGCAGTCGCGCGTTCTGGAAGAGATCTTCGCGAAGGAGACGATCCCGTACAGAGTCGTCGGCGGAGTCCGCTTTTACGAGCGCAAGGAGGTCAAGGACCTCCTCGCATGGCTGCGGGCGGCGGTGAATCCTTCGGACACAGTGAACGTGTCGCGCGCGGCCCAGGCACCTCGTCGAGGGATCGGAGACACCTCGCTTGCCAGGATCGTCGACTTCGCGCGACGCCAGGACATCGGGCTCGGCGACGCCTTCCTGCAGGCCGAGGATGCCGAGGGGCTGTCGAAGAAGGCGCTGGGCGGGATCCTCGAGGCCGGTCGTCTGTTCCAGCGCATCCGAGAAGCGGCCGAGTCCGGCATCGCGATAGCGGACATCATCGAGATGACGTGGGAGATGACCGGCTACATGGATGAGCTGAAGGCGGAGCGGACGTTCGAATCGCTATCGCGTCAGGAGAACCTCCGGGAGCTGGCGGGAGTGGGGGCCGAGTACGACGAGCGGTCTCCCGAGCCCACCCTCACCGGCTTCCTCGAGGAGATCTCCCTCATCACGGACACCGACCGCGTCGAGGGTGAGGAGACCGGGGTGACCTTCATGACGCTTCACAACGCGAAGGGGCTCGAGTACCCGGTCGTGTTCATCGTCGGGATGGAGGAGGGCGTCTTCCCGCACATCCGCTCACTAGGCGACGCCGACCAACTCGAAGAGGAACGGCGGTTGTGCTACGTGGGGATCACCCGCGCGCGGGAGCGTCTGTACCTGCTGAACGCGTGGTCGAGGAGCTTGTGGGGCGGCCTCAATTACAACCCCGCCTCACGCTTCCTCGCAGAGGTACCGGGCGAGCTCGTATCGCGCGCCGACAAGGCCGATGCGAACCGCGGAGGAGCCCAGGCGACGAGCGGCGGTACCTCCGATCCCTCGGTGTTCAAGGTCGGCCAAGAGGTCGAGCACAAGAAGTGGGGCCGTGGCACGATCATCGAGATCGCACGTTCCGGCATCGGCGGCCTCGAGGCGACGATCCACTTCCCGGTGCTGGGCGGCGAGAAGCGCCTCGACCTCTCGCTCGCCCCGCTGAAGCCCGCGTCCTGACTAGGGCGCCGGTCCGCCCCGCCGTCGCTCAGGCTTCGGTGATCTCGACCGACTCGATGTAGACCGGAACGATCGGTTTGACGGCCTCGGCCGCGTCGGGAGCGCCCGTGTTCGTCGGCTGACAACCGATCGCCTCGAGCGTCGGGATCAAGCCGGGGCCGTCTGGATTGCAGCCGATCTCCTCCTGTGTTGCCTCGGTCTCGCCTGCTAAGACCTTGCCGAAGATGGAATAGAAGGGCTGGTAGCCGGCGGGCCTGTTGCGCTGGATCACGATGAAGAACTGGCTCCCGGCGGTGTCGGGGTCACCCGTGTTCGCCATCCCCACGACTCCATAGACGTACTGGTTCGACTTCTCGGGTGGCTCGCCCGGGATCGTGTAACCGGGACCGTCGGGAGGTACGCCGTTCTGGCCGTTTGGATCGCCCGTCTGGATGACCGAGTTCTGCTCGACGCGGTGCCAGACCAACCCGTCGTAGAAGCCCTCCTGTGCCAGGAAGATGAAGTTGTTCACGTTCTTCGGAGCCGTCTCCTCGAGGAGATCTATGACGAGATCGCCGCAGGAGGTGTGGATCGTCGCCCCGTAATCGACGCCGTCTTCCAGGACGTCATCCGGGCCCTTGTAGTTGGTCTTCGGCTCTGCCTCCGCCGGCGGCTCCGCGCCACATGCCGCGGACTCCGCCGCAGCGTCGGTGGCGCCCGCCGCGGGAGTCTCCGGTTCTGCCGCGGGATCCTCCTTCGAGAAGATCATGGCCGCAACGACGATGGCGGCGAGAAGGCCGAGGGCTCCGAGCAGCCGCATGTTGCGACGACGCTGCAGGGCGGCTTGTTGCGCGGCGCGCAGCTCGTCGCGGTGCTGCTTCTTCCGAGCTCTCTTGTCCGGGACGGTCACCAGGTGTTCCTCCATCTCGCGCGACGCCTGCGCGACGGATCGGGATCGTCTGCGTAAACGCCGCTCAGCCGGTCGAGATGATAGGGGACTACCTCTCGGAGGGATGCCGTCGTCGGATCCCCTGCGACCACGGCGTCGGCGATGCCGAGCTCGCGGAGGTCATGGCTCGTCAGCCTGAGGGAACGTGCGGCCTCGGGTGCGCGCGCTGGGTCCTTCCACAGGATCTCAGCCGCGGCCTCCGGACCGATCACCGAGAAGATCGAGGCTTCATAGGCGACCAATACGTCACCGGTGGCGAAGGCGAGCGCTCCGCCGCTGCCGCCCTCGCCGGTCACGATCGACAGCACGGGGACCGACGCGGTCAGCATCTTGTGAGTGAGGCGTGCGATCAGCCACGCGACGCCCTCTCCTTCGGAAGATGCCGATGGGTCTGCCCCCGGCGTGTCGACGAGCGTCACCACTGGCAGGTGAAGGCGCTCCGCAACCTCGATGCACCTGAGCGCCTTCCTAAAGCCGGACGGGCGCAGCGGTTCGCCGGAGGTGTCCATGAGCAGGAAGCGCCGCCCCGAACCGCGGGCGATCCAGCAGCGAAGCTCGTCAGCAGGAGCGCCGGCGCGGTCACCGCGGAGCTCGAAGGAAGCCTCGACGGCTTCGGTCGGGTCGACGTCTTTGTGCCGGCGAGCTGTCTCCACTGCCGTCCAGGGGTCGGCCACTCCCCCGTCGGCTTCGACCGGTCGTTGTAGATCCGGCTGCGGATCGTCGGGCGCGAGACATACGAGCGCGACGGCGACGCGAGACCTCAACGTTTCCGCAGAGACCACGTCGTCGAACATCCCGTGGTCGAGCCCCGACGTCGCGGTGTGCGAGCCGGGAGGCAGTGGCTGACCCGTGACGTGCTCCGCCACCCGAGGGCCCGCGAATCCGATCGTGGCTTGTTGCTCCGCGAGCGTGATGTCCGCGAGGGACGCGAGGCTCGCGAGCACGCCTCCTGTCGTCGGATGGCCGAGCACCGCGATCATCGGTTGGTGCGCCTCCGCGAGCATCACGCGCGCCGCGACGACCTTAGGCATCTGGATGAGCGACCGCATCCCCTCCTGCATGCGCGCGCCTCCGGTCTCGGTCCGAAGGATGAAAGGCACCCGCCTCGACCCCGCCCGCTCCATCGAACGCGCGAGCCGCTCTCCGCCCACCTCCCCCATGCTGCCGCCCATGAAGCTGAAGTTGAAGAGCGCCAGCTCCACCTCGTGACCTTCGATCGTGGCGGCTCCCGTCACGACCGACTCGTCGGTCGCGGCTCGTTCCGAGGCGCGTTGCAAGGAGTCGCGGTAGCCCGGCCACCGGAGTGGATCCCGCGATTGAAGGTCGTCGGCGAGCCATCGGAACGACCCCGGATCGATGATGTCGTGGGCCTGTGACGGCGCTTCCTCCACGGTTTTCCCCTCTAGGTGACCTGCTAGGGTCGAAAGGTAGCAACATCCACCCACCGAACGAGGAGCTCTATCTCCTATGGCTTCAGGACGGCCGCGCATCTTGGTGGCGAAGCCGGGACTGGACGGGCACGACCGCGGCATCAAGGTCGTCGCTCGTGCACTGCGGGACGCCGGTATGGAGGTCATCTACACGGGGCTCCACCAAACCCCCGACCAGATCGCGGCCGCCGCCGTTCAGGAAGACGTCGACGCCGTCGGCCTGTCCTGTCTGTCGGGTGCCCACATGACGCTGTACCCGCGCGTGGTCGAGCTGTTGAGAGAGCAGGGCGCGGAAGACATCAAGGTGTTC
This genomic window from Actinomycetota bacterium contains:
- a CDS encoding GuaB3 family IMP dehydrogenase-related protein is translated as MEIEIGIGKSGRRAYGFDDIAIVPSRRTRDPDDVDITWEIDAFRFDLPLMASAMDGVVSPRSAIEIGRLGGLAVLNLEGLQTRYEDPDSILAEIAELPDDKATLRMQELYQQDVKEELIFKRIREIKDAGVTASASLTPQKVERFHKIALEAELDVLVIQGTVVSAEHVSTRTEPLNLKRFISTYDIPVIVGGCASYSTALHLMRTGAMGVLVGVGPGAACTTRGVLGLGVPQATAIADAAGARIRHLDETGRYCHVIADGGMTTGGDIAKAIACGADAVMIGSPLAAAKEAPGSGYHWGMATFHPTLPRGARVKTSTLGTLEEILVGPAHENDGRMNLFGALRTSLATCGYANIKEFQKAEVMVAPALKTEGKALQTAQRLGMGA
- a CDS encoding Lrp/AsnC family transcriptional regulator, giving the protein MDEIDLQILRLLRQDGRMSHAAIAKTVGLSGPAVHERVRKLEQSGVIAGYCAVLDPELLERPHVAFVLVTLSEGNEFASDDPIVARICDEPDVLEFHRIAGEDCYLIKIRTSTNRAMEKLLRRIRSIRGVARTRTTIVLSTELERPTIMVPTDEEPESEPQQPARTA
- a CDS encoding HemK family protein methyltransferase, encoding MAEPRTISELLTVGERVLRDSTHLFEDHVHIDLARDLLASALHLTQDELDDGFVPSKPARDRYLALIARRAAGEPQPFLTGRIEFYGLDLKVWPGVFVPRPSSELTVERALRRLRRRTRPVVVDVAAGAGPIALAIASELPSAEVWALDIDSEALSHGRKNARRLEIRNVNFRSGDMYAPLPERVSGAVDLITGHVPYVPEAELDDLPTEVREHEPVHTLTDEGDGFYLLRRAIDEGVQWLKPGGWLLLELSEDFAPKARKLIRKAGLRDEGVASDADELSVVVEARKSA
- the guaA gene encoding glutamine-hydrolyzing GMP synthase, whose protein sequence is MPGASDEKTFPAGATGSTFSTTSAAPVVVLDYGAQYAQLIARRIRECHVYSEIVPHDIPLDELKAKRPAGIVLSGGPKSVHSSGAPSAQPELFDLGVPVLGICYGQQLMAQSLGGEVAATGVAEFGKTDLDVEAPSSTLFAELPQQQTVWMSHNDAVVRPPEGFRVTASTSASPVAAFEDPERRLFGVQFHPEVAHTPKGTDLLKNFLYDGCDLLPTWTMTSIIESALESIRAFVGGERIVCGLSGGVDSSVAAALVHRAVGDQLTCVFVDHGLLRQGEAQQVEETFRRHLKMDLIHVKAADRFLERLAGVTDPERKRKIIGETFIRVFEEVARDDLNDARFLVQGTLYPDVIESGTKDAAKIKSHHNVGGLPEDIAFTLVEPLRNLFKDEVRRVGEELGLPEEIVWRQPFPGPGLAVRIIGDVTAERLEMLRAADAIVLEEMKRADLLREIWQSFAVLPAVRSVGVMGDERTYGHPIVLRAVTSDDAMTADWARLPYELLEKISSRVVNEVPGVNRVVYDITAKPPGTIEWE
- a CDS encoding MATE family efflux transporter produces the protein MGVAAAEPARGKNDYLNILSGTTQNVVGIVIAALATFAVNVLMSNTLGAAAFGVVTVATQAAFVASYATRAGMDMAVLRDVAVEVGQRRFGHIRVPVARATWIGAVVSAVVGGLVLAAPAPVQTLLSLEGRDGRLAVQMAAIGLPFLALANVWLSATRGLKIMRYTLYVFWSGQPIVWIALMLAGWFVARTSWMSTLAYSLSWVVAAAAAGYFWRRESARWDADPMEPGEMTKLFRYAGPRAPAALFSQLLFWTDLFVLTRYASEVEIGVYSAALRAGQVIVLFLTSVSLMFSPFVADLHNRGETERLDRLFKTLTRWTIAATMPIFLLLLVAPEEALRIFGGRFTEGQAALLILIAGQFVNIATGSVGFVLIMVGRTGWDLAVYAGSLALNLALAFWLCPRYGMEGAAVANAVTFALSKWARLYLVKRFVGIQPYDRDYARLILPVVVSLGVMYLVHAAVDGWWLVDLVATAAAGSVAYAGAYVVAGLTPRERTAAASLLESFRSRAAAPKP
- a CDS encoding DMT family transporter, with translation MTSHSPHRDRSVAVAALGAMFIASSGVLVRLSASTPVTVAFYRCLYALPVLGALTLLEERSLGRLPVRARQLSWAAGVFFAIDLIFWHHAIAAVGAGLATVLGNLQVVIVGFVAWLLLKERPQTSLFIAVPVVLAGVVLISGVTGGEAYGEDPTAGVIFGIATSLAYAAFLLILRQGSRDLTRVAGPLFHATLSSTVTAAVYGLVAGGAEWAPAWPEHGWLVTLALSAQVGGWLLISRSLPRLPAAVTSVVLLLQPVGAMLLAAVTLGEEPGPAQLAGAAMVLAGVLIATRGRSRPAEVAPQPA